The stretch of DNA TAACAATACTGCCGCATCATCTGGCTCGACCGAGCGATTCGCTCTTATGACGGCAACATTAATCTGGATTTTCTTGGGGGAATGCATGGATTTTCGCGTTCTTAAACTGACGACGGCACTCTTTCTTGCTGGCGCGCTTGCCGGCTGCTCCACGGTTGGCGGAACTTTTTATACGGCCTCTTATTCGTCGGTCAGTGATGCTGGTTACACGATCCCGGCGATCCCCAGCGAAAAAATCCCGAGCCAGTATCGTCGCCAGATCGTCAGCTATTCGACCAGCGAAGCGCCGGGGACGATCATTGTCGATACGCGCGAGAAATTCCTATATTTCGTGATGCCAAACGGCAAGGCCATGCGCTACGGCATTGGTGTGGGACGCGAAGGTTTTGGCTGGTCCGGCACCGCACGTATCGCGATGAAGCGCGAATGGCCGACATGGACGCCGCCTGCTGCAATGATCCGTCGCCAGCCGGAACTGGCCCGCTATCGCAATGGTATGAGTCCAGGGCTCAAAAACCCGCTTGGAGCGCGTGCGCTTTATCTCTTTAACAAGGGGGGGGATACCGGCTATCGCATCCATGGTACACCGGAATGGTGGTCGATCGGAAAATCAATGTCGTCTGGTTGTATCCGCCTGATGAACCAGGATATTCTTGATCTTTATGAGCGTACCGAGAAGGGCGCCAAGGTTATCGTCAAGCAGTAAAAAGCTTGCATGAGCCAAGACAAAGGCCGCTTGATGCGGCCTTTTTATATGCAGATATGAAAATTAAGATCAGATCTGTTCGACCTGCTGCACTTCCGGCACGAAATGGCGCAGCAAATTCTGGATGCCGTGCTTGAGCGTGGCAGAAGAAGATGGGCAGCCTGAGCACGCGCCCTTCATGTGTAAAAACACCGTCCCGTTCTCAAAACCGCGAAATGTGATGTCGCCGCCATCCTGTGCCACAGCTGGACGAACGCGTGTTTCGATCAGTTCCTTGATCGTTTCGACAAGTTCCGTGTCGGCTTCATCGAAAAATTCCTCGTCACCATGATCAGCACCGGTATCTGCATTGCCTGCCATGGCTGATGCACCCGACATGAAATGTTCCATGATCGTCCCGAGAATGGCTGGCTTCAAATGTTGCCACTCTCCGTCTTCCTTGGAGACAGTGATGAAATCATAGCCGAAGAAAACACCGGTTACACCGGGAACCGCAAAGAGTTTCGCGGCCAGCGGCGAGGTAGTGCCAGCGCTTGCGGCATCGCGGAAATCGGCCGTTCCTTCGGGCATGACTACCTTGCCGGGCAGGAATTTCAGGGTCGCCGGGTTGGGCGTGGTCTCGGTCTGGATGAACATGCACGTTCTCCGTTTACAAAATCTGGAACCATTCCAATAAGCGCATCCGCGTCGCGAAGCAAGCTCGACGGCACGATGGGCGGTTACCTTGCCATCAATATAGGGTGATCACGTCACCGCATCAATGTCTTCGTCGGTGAGCGCTTCAGGAACGACGGTCACAGGAATTGGAAACTGCGCGCGGGCTGCAAGGGACTGTACCAGGGGGCCGGGGCCTTCCTTGCCGGCACCTGCGGCGAGAACCAGAATGGCGATGTCCTGGTCTTCCTCGATCAGCCTGATCAGTTCTTCTGCCGTTTCGCCTTCACGGATGCTTAGTTCCGGTTCGATCCCTTGCTGCTGGCGCATGGAGGCCGCGAATTTTTCCAATATTGTCCGCGCCCGTTCCTCGGCCTCGGCGCGCATGATTTCACCAACCCCCAGTATCTGCTGAAACTCGGAATTATCGATCACGAACAGCAATACCAGCGAGCCGCCGGTATTTTTTGCGCGGCGTGCGGCATAGGCGACCGCCCGCTCGCATTCGGGGGTTTCGTCGATGACAGCAAGAAACTTGCGACGGTGACCGGCTTCGCGGCTTAATCGTTTGGATACCATGGGCGCAATTTGCCATTCTGTCCGCCCGCCCGCAAGCGATAAAGACATGCTTAAAAACAAAAACTGAAAGCGCGTTTCTTAAATAGCATTCAATCCAACACGCTTTAGCAGATGTTTTTTCAGGCCTTCTTTATTCAGTCCTGAAGCCAGCCGATGATCTCGCGGACATGGCGCATTGTCTCTTCTGCAATCACGCTTGCGCGTTCTCCGCCATCGCGCAGCACCTGATCGATATGGGCGGGATCAGCAACCAGACGGCGCATTTCATGGGTGATGGGCGAGAGTTTGGCGACCGCCAGATCAGCCAGTGCGCTCTTGAATTCGGAGAACTGGCGACCGCCGAATTCATCGAGAATGTCCTGTTTCGACTGGGAAGCAAGGGCTGCATAAATACCGACGAGATTGTCGGCTTCTGAGCGACCGGAAAGGCCGTCAACTTCCGAGGGCAGACCATCGGAATCGGTCTTTGCCTTGCGGATTTTTTTGGTGATCGTCTCTTCGTCATCAATCAGGTTGATACGCGAGAGGTCGGAAGGGTCAGATTTCGACATTTTCTTGGTGCCGTCACGCAACGACATGATGCGCATGGCAGGGCCAGAAATCATCGGATCGGTCAGCGGGAAGAAGCCCGAGACCGTCTCGTCGCCCACCTGCATGTCGGTGCCGATGCCAAGTGCCGCGATGCGGTCAGAATAATCATTGTTGAATTTCTGCGCAATGTCTCGGGTCAGTTCCAGATGCTGCTTCTGGTCTTCGCCAACTGGCACGGCGGTGGCGCGATAAAGCAGGATGTCGGCGGCCATCAGGCTCGGATAGGCGAAAAGCCCGAGTGAGGCGTTTTCACGATCCTTGCCGGCCTTGTCCTTGAACTGCGTCATGCGGCTCATCCAGCCCATGCGCGCCACGCAGTTGAAGACCCATGCCAGTTCTGAATGCTGGCGCACACGGCTCTGGTTGAAGACGATGCTCTTTTTGGGATCAATGCCTGCGGCCAGAAACGCTGCCGTCACCTCACGGGTGGATTGCATGAGTTCAACCGGATCAGGCGAGACGGTCAGCGCATGCATATCGACCACGCAATAGATGCAATCCTGCGTTTCCTGCACCTCGACCCACCGCTTGATCGCCCCCAGATAATTGCCGAGGTGAAGATTTCCGGTCGGCTGGACGCCGGAGAAGACAAGCGGTTTGAACGTGCTCATGTTGGTTTCCTGCATGGAGTAAATGGCCTTCGCCGGTGGAGAGCGAAGGGATTTTGAATGCGCGTGTTTTCGCAGACGCTCTGACTGCTTTCAAGCGCAATTATTGCGCATCGTCGGATGGTGTTTTTTTGCCGCCTCGTTTCACATTGCGCCGGATCATCGCCATGTTGGCACCGCCCAGCGCAAAGGCCAGCGCGAAATAGATGAACATGGCAGCCGCGACAATGGCACCGACCGTCGACGCCTGCACAACAAGCGGTGCCGCCGAGGAAAGGGCATTGTGGAAATAACCGATGGCATAATGAATGCTGACCGCCATGATTGCTGCTGCAATCATCAGGCGCGGGACGCGTTTTACCAACGGTGCATCCTGTCCCCAGTGCCCGCGCCGCACCAAAGTGGCAAACAAAAGGCCAGCATTGACCCAGCCTGCGATGATCTCGGCAATGGCTATGCCCGATGGCCCCATACGTGGAAACAGCGTCAGCGCCAGCGAAATATTGACCACAACGGAGATGCCCGCGAAAATCATCGGCGTACGTGTATCTTCGCGCGCAAAAAAGCCGGGAATGAACGCTTTGATCAGCACGAAGGCTGGCAGGCCAAGCCCATAGATTGCGAGGATGGAAGAGACGGTAAGCGTCGATTGCCAATCAAACTGTCCGCGCTCGAACAAAAGCCGCACGATGGGTTCCGACATGACAAGGAGTGCGGCGGCAGCAGGCAGCGTCAAGAACAGCGTGAATTCGACCGAGCGGTTTTGCAGGTTGGAGGCCTCGTTCATGTGGCCTGCACGAAGCGCACGCGACAATTCGGGCAAAAGCACGGTTGCCACTGCAATGCCGACGACACCAAGAGGCAACTGGTAGATACGGTCGGCATAAACCAGCGACGAAACCGCTCCTTCCATGCCTGATGCGATATTGGTGTTGATCAAAAGGTTGATCTGGGTGATGCCGCCTGTGATGGCGGCAGGCAGAGCCAGCACCAAAAGCCGCTTGACATTAGGAGTGAGGCGCGGTCTGCGAAAGCCGATTTTTATGCCCGCATTGCGCACCGCGACCCACACAATCACCAGTTGCACGATGCCCGCGGCCATTACGCCCCAGGATAGCCCATAGCCGACGGTGAGCGCGTCATGCCCATTCATCCAGGCATAGGCGAGAACGCCGATCAGGATGATGTTGAGAAAGACCGGCGCAATGGCGGCTGCAAAATAACGATGCAGGGAATTGAGCATACCGCCCATCATAGCCGCCAGCGACATGCACGCGAGATAGGGGAACATGATCGTGGCAAGCCGCACGGTGTTGTCGAACTTGGTCGGGTCGTCGCTAAAACCGGGTGCTATGATCGTGCGCACCAGAAACGGCATCGAGAGTTCCATCACGATGGTGATGACCAGAAGCACGCTAAACAGCACGCCAAAAACTTCTTCGGAAAAGCGGTGTGCGCCATCAATGCCGTTGTTTTCGATCTCTTTGGCAAAAAGCGGCACAAAAGCCGAATTGAACGCGCCTTCGGCAAACAGGCGACGAAACGTATTGGGAAAGCGGAAAGCCGCGTTGAAGGCATCGGCTACGGGCCCAGTGCCAAGGGCTGCCGCCATGAACATTTCGCGCGTGAAGCCGAAAATGCGGCTCATCAGCGTGCCGGATGCGACGGTCGCGAACTTTTTAACGAGACTCATATCAATGCCTATGCTTGGGCCTATGCTGCCGCCCGCTTTGTGCCATTCGCGTCGAGCAATGCGAGAAGCTTGCGCCTGATAGCGTTCTGGCGGGTGGCGTTTGATACTTTGTGGCCGACGAGGTCGGTTACATAAAAACTGTCGATGACCTTTTCGCCAAAAGTGGTGATATGTGCCGAAGCAATATCCAGCGAAAGGTCGGAAATAAGGCCGGTTAGTTCCGACAAAAGCCCGGGCCGGTCAAGACCTTCCACTTCGATCACGGTGAATTTGTTCGAAAGCGTGTTGTTGATCTCGACGCGCGGCTCGACACTGAAGGCTTTTGTGGCTCTTTTGGGCTTGGTGCGCTTGGCTAGAACATCGGGCATATGCGCCTTTCCCGCCAGCACATCCTCAATCACCTTGCCGACGCGTTCGGCGCGGCGGCGCTCATCCTCGTCGGTGTCGAATTCGCGGTTGATGAGAATGGTGTCGAGCGCGCGCCCGTCGCCGGTGGTGAAAATCTGCGCATCGACGATGTTGGCCCCTGCTGCCGCACAAGCGCCGGTAATAATCGACAAAAGACGCGGATGGTCGGGGGCAAGCACGGTGATTTCGGTGACAGCCTCGAATGTATGCGGCTTGGCCATGGTTGCAAGCGCACGGCCCTTCTGGTCGGCCTCGCGAATGAAATTGGCGTGACGCACCTGATCATCGAGGCTCACCGTCAAGAAATAATTGGTGTAAAGGAGGCCCAGATAGGCTTCGCGCTCGGCCTTGGGCCAGTCAGAGATTTTTTCGGCCAGTGCTTCGCGGCCCTGCCGGTCGCGTTCGGTGCGCGGCAATTCCGAAAAGCCGCCGGTCAGCACCAGTTCGGTTTCATAGAAAAGCGTGCGTAAGAGCTGTCCCTTCCAGCCGTTCCACACACCCGGGCCCACTCCCTTGATGTCGCAGACGGTGAGGATCAACAGGAGTTTCAGCCGCTCCATGGTTTGCACGGTGTCGGCAAAGTCGATGATC from Brucella sp. BE17 encodes:
- the trpS gene encoding tryptophan--tRNA ligase encodes the protein MSTFKPLVFSGVQPTGNLHLGNYLGAIKRWVEVQETQDCIYCVVDMHALTVSPDPVELMQSTREVTAAFLAAGIDPKKSIVFNQSRVRQHSELAWVFNCVARMGWMSRMTQFKDKAGKDRENASLGLFAYPSLMAADILLYRATAVPVGEDQKQHLELTRDIAQKFNNDYSDRIAALGIGTDMQVGDETVSGFFPLTDPMISGPAMRIMSLRDGTKKMSKSDPSDLSRINLIDDEETITKKIRKAKTDSDGLPSEVDGLSGRSEADNLVGIYAALASQSKQDILDEFGGRQFSEFKSALADLAVAKLSPITHEMRRLVADPAHIDQVLRDGGERASVIAEETMRHVREIIGWLQD
- the murJ gene encoding murein biosynthesis integral membrane protein MurJ, producing the protein MSLVKKFATVASGTLMSRIFGFTREMFMAAALGTGPVADAFNAAFRFPNTFRRLFAEGAFNSAFVPLFAKEIENNGIDGAHRFSEEVFGVLFSVLLVITIVMELSMPFLVRTIIAPGFSDDPTKFDNTVRLATIMFPYLACMSLAAMMGGMLNSLHRYFAAAIAPVFLNIILIGVLAYAWMNGHDALTVGYGLSWGVMAAGIVQLVIVWVAVRNAGIKIGFRRPRLTPNVKRLLVLALPAAITGGITQINLLINTNIASGMEGAVSSLVYADRIYQLPLGVVGIAVATVLLPELSRALRAGHMNEASNLQNRSVEFTLFLTLPAAAALLVMSEPIVRLLFERGQFDWQSTLTVSSILAIYGLGLPAFVLIKAFIPGFFAREDTRTPMIFAGISVVVNISLALTLFPRMGPSGIAIAEIIAGWVNAGLLFATLVRRGHWGQDAPLVKRVPRLMIAAAIMAVSIHYAIGYFHNALSSAAPLVVQASTVGAIVAAAMFIYFALAFALGGANMAMIRRNVKRGGKKTPSDDAQ
- a CDS encoding universal stress protein, which produces MSLSLAGGRTEWQIAPMVSKRLSREAGHRRKFLAVIDETPECERAVAYAARRAKNTGGSLVLLFVIDNSEFQQILGVGEIMRAEAEERARTILEKFAASMRQQQGIEPELSIREGETAEELIRLIEEDQDIAILVLAAGAGKEGPGPLVQSLAARAQFPIPVTVVPEALTDEDIDAVT
- a CDS encoding L,D-transpeptidase — translated: MDFRVLKLTTALFLAGALAGCSTVGGTFYTASYSSVSDAGYTIPAIPSEKIPSQYRRQIVSYSTSEAPGTIIVDTREKFLYFVMPNGKAMRYGIGVGREGFGWSGTARIAMKREWPTWTPPAAMIRRQPELARYRNGMSPGLKNPLGARALYLFNKGGDTGYRIHGTPEWWSIGKSMSSGCIRLMNQDILDLYERTEKGAKVIVKQ
- a CDS encoding NifU family protein, with translation MFIQTETTPNPATLKFLPGKVVMPEGTADFRDAASAGTTSPLAAKLFAVPGVTGVFFGYDFITVSKEDGEWQHLKPAILGTIMEHFMSGASAMAGNADTGADHGDEEFFDEADTELVETIKELIETRVRPAVAQDGGDITFRGFENGTVFLHMKGACSGCPSSSATLKHGIQNLLRHFVPEVQQVEQI